The proteins below come from a single Streptomyces spongiicola genomic window:
- a CDS encoding WhiB family transcriptional regulator, which translates to MLQLPHQSLQVAVPPQRSAAREDQDAPWHTEAVCRRDEAGLFFAPSKEPTAARLSREDAAKRVCARCPVMVECREHALLQPEPYGVWGGLTAAERRVVLARRRRRETEIKKAASAA; encoded by the coding sequence GTGCTGCAACTGCCGCATCAGTCCCTGCAGGTAGCCGTTCCTCCCCAGCGTTCCGCCGCTCGGGAAGACCAGGACGCGCCCTGGCACACGGAGGCCGTGTGCCGCCGGGACGAGGCCGGACTGTTCTTCGCGCCCTCCAAGGAACCGACGGCGGCGCGGCTCTCGCGCGAGGACGCCGCCAAGCGGGTGTGCGCCCGCTGCCCCGTCATGGTCGAGTGCCGGGAGCACGCACTGCTCCAGCCCGAGCCCTACGGTGTGTGGGGCGGGCTGACCGCGGCCGAGCGCCGGGTCGTCCTGGCCCGTCGCCGCAGGCGCGAGACGGAGATCAAGAAGGCGGCTTCGGCGGCCTGA
- the glpX gene encoding class II fructose-bisphosphatase translates to MTEHHLPSQLEVSPEAPDRNLALELVRVTEAAAMAAGRWVGRGDKNGADGAAVKAMRTLVSTVSMNGVVVIGEGEKDEAPMLFNGERIGDGTGAECDIAVDPIDGTTLTAKGMPNAIAVLAAADRGTMFDPSAVFYMDKLVTGPEAADFVDINAPVSVNIRRVAKAKSSSPEDVTVVILDRPRHEGIVKEIRETGARIKFISDGDVAGAIMAVREGTGVDMLMGIGGTPEGIIAACAIKCLGGTIQGKLWPKDEEERQRAVDAGHDLDRVLLMDDLVSGDNVFFVATGITDGELLRGVRYRSATATTQSLVMRSKSGTIRQIDSSHRLSKLRAYSAIDFDRAK, encoded by the coding sequence ATGACCGAGCATCATCTTCCGTCCCAGCTCGAGGTCTCGCCCGAGGCCCCGGACCGCAACCTCGCCCTGGAGCTCGTACGCGTCACCGAGGCCGCCGCCATGGCCGCCGGACGCTGGGTCGGCCGCGGTGACAAGAACGGCGCCGACGGCGCGGCCGTCAAGGCCATGCGCACCCTCGTGAGCACCGTGTCGATGAACGGTGTCGTAGTGATCGGGGAGGGCGAGAAGGACGAGGCCCCGATGCTGTTCAACGGAGAGCGGATCGGCGACGGGACGGGCGCGGAGTGCGACATCGCCGTGGACCCGATCGACGGCACCACGCTCACCGCCAAGGGCATGCCGAACGCGATCGCGGTACTCGCGGCGGCCGACCGGGGCACCATGTTCGACCCGTCCGCGGTGTTCTACATGGACAAGCTGGTCACCGGCCCCGAGGCCGCCGACTTCGTCGACATCAACGCCCCGGTCTCGGTGAACATCCGCCGGGTGGCCAAGGCGAAGAGCTCCTCCCCCGAGGACGTCACCGTCGTCATCCTGGACCGCCCCCGCCACGAGGGCATCGTCAAGGAGATCCGCGAGACGGGCGCCCGCATCAAGTTCATCTCGGACGGCGATGTCGCGGGCGCGATCATGGCCGTGCGCGAGGGCACCGGCGTCGACATGCTGATGGGCATCGGCGGCACACCGGAGGGCATCATCGCCGCGTGCGCGATCAAGTGCCTCGGCGGCACCATCCAGGGCAAGCTGTGGCCGAAGGACGAGGAGGAGCGGCAGCGCGCCGTCGACGCCGGCCACGACCTGGACCGTGTGCTTCTCATGGACGACCTGGTCAGCGGCGACAACGTGTTCTTCGTCGCGACCGGAATCACGGACGGCGAGCTGCTCCGCGGGGTGCGCTACCGCTCCGCGACCGCGACCACCCAGTCACTCGTCATGCGCTCCAAGTCGGGCACCATCCGGCAGATCGACTCGAGCCATCGCCTGTCGAAGCTGCGCGCCTACAGCGCCATCGACTTCGACCGCGCCAAGTAG
- a CDS encoding DUF1707 SHOCT-like domain-containing protein — MDLDKHDSADPGRRQPQTPVAPADPAGAVRASDADRDRTADILREALAEGRLDAEEHAERIDAVYRAKTVGELEPIVRDLPAGGSPRSESASYAHGSDAAAGPAENLVAVFSSSTRKGRWRVGARTQAFSLFGNIEIDLTEAMFGQRLSVINATSIFGNVEVRVPENISLRGSGTGVFGSFEVVTLEAADPEAPVVVVNGYSVFGNVEAKPKRGKRVADLQDRLRKHPGH, encoded by the coding sequence GTGGACCTCGACAAGCACGACTCAGCGGACCCCGGGCGCCGACAGCCCCAGACTCCGGTCGCGCCCGCGGACCCCGCCGGGGCCGTTCGGGCTTCCGACGCCGACCGCGACCGGACGGCGGACATCCTCCGGGAGGCCCTCGCCGAGGGACGGCTCGACGCCGAGGAGCACGCCGAGCGGATCGACGCGGTCTACCGCGCCAAGACCGTCGGCGAGCTGGAGCCGATCGTCCGCGACCTCCCGGCGGGCGGCTCGCCCCGCTCGGAGTCCGCCTCGTACGCCCACGGCTCCGATGCCGCCGCCGGCCCCGCGGAGAACCTCGTCGCCGTCTTCTCCAGTTCCACCCGCAAGGGGCGTTGGCGGGTAGGCGCCCGGACCCAGGCGTTCTCGCTCTTCGGCAACATCGAGATCGACCTGACCGAGGCCATGTTCGGCCAGCGGCTCAGCGTCATCAACGCCACCTCGATCTTCGGCAATGTGGAGGTCCGGGTCCCCGAGAACATCTCGCTGCGCGGCAGCGGTACGGGCGTCTTCGGGAGCTTCGAGGTCGTCACGCTGGAGGCCGCCGACCCGGAGGCCCCGGTCGTGGTCGTCAACGGCTATTCCGTTTTCGGCAATGTGGAGGCGAAGCCGAAGCGCGGCAAGCGCGTCGCGGACCTCCAGGACCGGCTGCGCAAACATCCGGGGCACTGA